From the genome of Mixophyes fleayi isolate aMixFle1 chromosome 2, aMixFle1.hap1, whole genome shotgun sequence, one region includes:
- the YWHAE gene encoding 14-3-3 protein epsilon isoform X1 — translation MEEREDLVYQAKLAEQAERYDEMVESMKKVAGMDVELTVEERNLLSVAYKNVIGARRASWRIISSIEQKEENKGGEEKLKMIKEYRTTVETELKSICNDILDVLDKHLIPAANSGESKVFYYKMKGDYHRYLAEFAIGNDRKEAAENSLVAYKAASDIAMTELPPTHPIRLGLALNFSVFYYEILNSPDRACRLAKAAFDDAIAELDTLSEESYKDSTLIMQLLRDNLTLWTSDMQGDGEEQNKEALQDVEDENQ, via the exons AAATGGTTGAATCGATGAAGAAAGTGGCCGGGATGGACGTGGAATTGACGGTAGAAGAAAGGAACTTGCTCTCTGTTGCATATAAGAATGTGATTGGAGCTAGAAGAGCGTCCTGGAGAATAATCAGCAGCATTGAACAGAAAGAGGAAAATAAAGGAGGAgaagagaaacttaaaatgatCAAGGAATATCGGACAACG GTTGAGACTGAACTGAAATCTATCTGTAATGACATTCTGGATGTACTGGACAAACACCTCATTCCGGCTGCAAACAGTGGGGAGTCTAAGGTTTTTTACTATAAAAT gaaaGGAGACTACCACCGATATCTGGCAGAGTTTGCCATAGGCAATGACCGGAAGGAGGCTGCAGAAAACAGCTTGGTAGCTTATAAGGCTGCAAGTGATATTGCAATGACAGAACTCCCTCCAACGCATCCCATTCGTTTAGGTCTTGCACTCAATTTCTCCGTGTTCTACTATGAAATTCTTAATTCCCCCGACCGTGCATGCAG gttggCAAAAGCAGCATTTGATGATGCGATTGCAGAACTGGATACATTGAGCGAAGAAAGTTACAAGGACTCCACGCTTATCATGCAATTGTTACGTGATAATCTGACACTATGGACTTCAGATATGCAAGGTGATG GTGAAGAACAGAATAAAGAAGCACTGCAGGATGTGGAAGATGAAAATCAGTGA
- the YWHAE gene encoding 14-3-3 protein epsilon isoform X2, protein MEEREDLVYQAKLAEQAERYDEMVESMKKVAGMDVELTVEERNLLSVAYKNVIGARRASWRIISSIEQKEENKGGEEKLKMIKEYRTTVETELKSICNDILDVLDKHLIPAANSGESKVFYYKMKGDYHRYLAEFAIGNDRKEAAENSLVAYKAASDIAMTELPPTHPIRLGLALNFSVFYYEILNSPDRACRLAKAAFDDAIAELDTLSEESYKDSTLIMQLLRDNLTLWTSDMQGDDS, encoded by the exons AAATGGTTGAATCGATGAAGAAAGTGGCCGGGATGGACGTGGAATTGACGGTAGAAGAAAGGAACTTGCTCTCTGTTGCATATAAGAATGTGATTGGAGCTAGAAGAGCGTCCTGGAGAATAATCAGCAGCATTGAACAGAAAGAGGAAAATAAAGGAGGAgaagagaaacttaaaatgatCAAGGAATATCGGACAACG GTTGAGACTGAACTGAAATCTATCTGTAATGACATTCTGGATGTACTGGACAAACACCTCATTCCGGCTGCAAACAGTGGGGAGTCTAAGGTTTTTTACTATAAAAT gaaaGGAGACTACCACCGATATCTGGCAGAGTTTGCCATAGGCAATGACCGGAAGGAGGCTGCAGAAAACAGCTTGGTAGCTTATAAGGCTGCAAGTGATATTGCAATGACAGAACTCCCTCCAACGCATCCCATTCGTTTAGGTCTTGCACTCAATTTCTCCGTGTTCTACTATGAAATTCTTAATTCCCCCGACCGTGCATGCAG gttggCAAAAGCAGCATTTGATGATGCGATTGCAGAACTGGATACATTGAGCGAAGAAAGTTACAAGGACTCCACGCTTATCATGCAATTGTTACGTGATAATCTGACACTATGGACTTCAGATATGCAAGGTGATG ATTCCTAA